In Oceanobacillus sp. FSL K6-2867, one DNA window encodes the following:
- a CDS encoding amidohydrolase, which translates to MGVLWFGGQIYTLENEGEAVDAVYTEKDRIKAIGTYESIHKQFDKQIEHEVNLQGKTMLPGFVDSHLHIIGHGEKLLRLDLSQMKSADDVKAALKGRVAHLEKDEWLIGEGWNENHWDEPMIIHKSELDAICPDNPMMLTRVCRHALLANSKAMELAEVDNATPDPESGIIVRDEQGEPTGYFHDAAQDFIKGIMPEVTGSYLENVIKIAINDLVSKGLVGGHTEDLFYYGGFQKTLDAYYRAVHTSNKFKAHLLVHHEVMDDLIAANLGFRSGTDYVELGAIKIFSDGALGGRTAWLTQSYSDEPGNTGVPMHSKESLEALVVKARTHHLPVAIHAIGDKALEEVITAIEKYPIQGEQRDRIIHGQLLNESILQRLKRLPAVVDIQPTFVASDFPWVIDRIGQKRLPLAYAWNTLLNNQIRCAGGSDAPVEQVDPLLGIEAAVLRQSAFDGEIYNKAEQLTVFEAVQLYTTGSAYAIGRECSRGLIKENYKADFTILDEDIFQAETDQIHAIPVAMTVIDGDIVYNRM; encoded by the coding sequence ATGGGGGTCTTATGGTTTGGCGGACAAATCTATACGTTGGAAAATGAAGGTGAGGCTGTTGATGCAGTTTATACAGAAAAAGATAGAATAAAGGCTATTGGTACATATGAGTCCATCCACAAGCAATTTGATAAACAAATCGAACATGAAGTAAATCTTCAAGGTAAAACGATGCTGCCTGGATTTGTTGATAGTCATCTTCATATTATCGGTCATGGTGAGAAGCTATTACGATTGGATTTATCCCAAATGAAGTCAGCAGATGATGTTAAGGCAGCATTAAAAGGCAGGGTTGCACATTTGGAAAAAGATGAATGGTTAATTGGCGAAGGCTGGAATGAAAATCATTGGGATGAGCCAATGATTATTCATAAGTCAGAGCTTGATGCAATCTGCCCTGATAACCCAATGATGTTAACACGAGTCTGCAGACATGCATTGCTCGCTAATTCCAAGGCTATGGAGCTTGCGGAAGTCGATAATGCAACACCAGATCCGGAGAGTGGCATTATTGTACGCGATGAACAAGGTGAGCCAACTGGTTATTTTCATGATGCGGCACAAGACTTCATAAAAGGAATCATGCCAGAGGTTACCGGAAGCTATTTAGAAAATGTTATTAAAATAGCGATAAATGATCTGGTTTCAAAGGGATTGGTTGGTGGTCATACGGAAGATCTTTTTTATTATGGAGGATTCCAAAAAACATTGGATGCATATTATCGTGCCGTGCATACTTCCAATAAATTTAAAGCGCATTTGCTTGTTCATCATGAAGTAATGGATGATTTGATTGCAGCAAACCTTGGCTTTAGAAGCGGGACAGATTATGTTGAACTCGGAGCGATTAAGATTTTTTCTGATGGTGCACTTGGTGGAAGGACGGCATGGCTTACACAAAGCTATAGTGATGAACCTGGAAATACAGGTGTTCCGATGCATTCGAAAGAAAGTCTTGAAGCTCTTGTAGTCAAAGCAAGAACACATCATTTACCAGTTGCAATCCATGCGATTGGTGACAAGGCGCTAGAAGAAGTCATAACTGCAATTGAAAAATATCCAATCCAAGGAGAACAAAGAGATCGGATTATCCATGGGCAGCTTTTAAATGAATCCATTCTACAAAGGCTCAAACGTCTTCCAGCAGTTGTTGATATCCAGCCGACATTTGTTGCTTCTGACTTTCCATGGGTTATCGACCGTATTGGGCAGAAGCGGCTTCCACTGGCATATGCATGGAATACATTACTCAACAATCAGATCAGGTGTGCAGGCGGTTCTGATGCACCTGTTGAGCAGGTTGACCCTTTACTTGGTATTGAAGCGGCAGTGCTGCGACAGTCTGCATTTGATGGTGAAATATATAACAAAGCTGAGCAATTAACTGTATTTGAAGCAGTGCAACTTTATACAACAGGCAGTGCTTATGCTATTGGCAGAGAATGTTCGAGAGGTCTTATTAAAGAAAATTATAAAGCCGATTTCACCATTTTAGATGAGGATATTTTTCAAGCAGAAACAGATCAGATTCATGCAATTCCAGTTGCCATGACAGTTATTGATGGTGATATTGTTTACAATCGCATGTAG
- a CDS encoding alpha/beta-type small acid-soluble spore protein, giving the protein MANNNNSNQLVVPGAQQALDQMKYEIAQEFGVQLGGDTTSRANGSVGGEITKRLVSMAEQQFGGMQ; this is encoded by the coding sequence ATGGCGAACAATAACAATTCAAACCAATTAGTAGTTCCTGGTGCTCAACAAGCATTGGATCAAATGAAGTATGAAATTGCTCAAGAATTCGGTGTACAACTTGGTGGAGACACGACTTCTCGTGCTAACGGTTCTGTTGGTGGAGAAATTACAAAACGTCTAGTTTCAATGGCTGAACAACAGTTTGGCGGTATGCAATAA
- the thiI gene encoding tRNA uracil 4-sulfurtransferase ThiI, whose product MQYDHILIRYGEMALKGKNIKQFIIRLQENIQAKLKDFPNAKIKRTQGRMFVLLNGEDPKPIMDKLGKIFGIHSLSLAIKVDNDLEKIKEAALYALQKNTDVKKFKVSVKRINKDFPVRSQELNQILGGHLLKNTEGIHVDVHHPDMEIKVEVRLEAAYITSSVISGLGGLPVGTSGKSLLLLSGGIDSPVAGYLAMKRGVQLEAIHFHSPPFTSERAKQKVLDLAKQLTKYGKAIKIHIVPFTKLQQEIFREMPDEYAMTIMRRMMFRISERVCEQESILSLTTGENLGQVASQTMESMHAINEVTNYPIIRPLVAMDKQDVISISQEIGTYETSILPYEDCCTIFVPKSPKTKPKRLKINYYEATHDFSASIEEAIENIETVTVYDKKDIEESFGDLF is encoded by the coding sequence ATGCAATACGATCATATATTGATACGCTATGGTGAAATGGCGCTAAAAGGAAAAAACATTAAGCAATTTATTATTCGTCTGCAGGAAAATATTCAAGCAAAGCTGAAAGATTTCCCGAATGCTAAAATTAAACGAACTCAAGGAAGAATGTTCGTGCTTTTAAATGGTGAAGATCCAAAACCAATTATGGACAAGCTCGGGAAGATATTTGGTATTCATAGCTTGAGCTTGGCCATTAAAGTGGATAATGATTTAGAAAAAATTAAAGAAGCTGCGCTATATGCTTTACAAAAGAATACAGATGTAAAAAAATTCAAAGTGTCCGTGAAACGGATTAATAAAGATTTTCCCGTACGTTCACAAGAGTTGAATCAAATACTTGGAGGGCATTTATTAAAAAATACGGAAGGTATTCATGTTGATGTTCACCATCCAGACATGGAAATTAAGGTTGAGGTTAGACTAGAAGCTGCGTATATTACATCTAGTGTTATTTCTGGTCTTGGCGGTCTTCCGGTTGGAACATCAGGGAAGTCGCTATTGCTTCTTTCGGGTGGAATCGATAGCCCAGTTGCAGGTTATTTAGCTATGAAACGGGGTGTTCAGCTAGAAGCGATTCATTTTCATTCACCACCATTTACAAGTGAACGTGCCAAACAAAAGGTATTGGATCTTGCCAAACAGCTGACGAAATACGGGAAAGCAATCAAAATTCATATTGTACCGTTTACAAAGCTGCAGCAGGAGATTTTCCGTGAGATGCCTGATGAGTACGCAATGACGATTATGAGAAGGATGATGTTCCGTATTAGTGAACGTGTTTGCGAACAGGAATCGATTTTGTCGTTAACAACTGGTGAAAACCTCGGTCAAGTAGCAAGTCAGACGATGGAAAGCATGCATGCGATTAACGAAGTGACGAATTATCCAATTATCCGCCCATTAGTCGCAATGGATAAACAGGATGTTATTTCAATTTCACAGGAAATCGGAACATATGAAACATCAATTTTGCCATATGAGGATTGCTGTACAATATTTGTTCCAAAATCTCCAAAGACAAAACCAAAGCGGTTAAAAATCAATTACTATGAAGCAACCCATGATTTCAGTGCATCAATTGAAGAAGCGATAGAAAATATTGAAACAGTAACAGTTTATGATAAAAAGGATATTGAAGAGTCCTTTGGCGACCTATTTTAA
- a CDS encoding cysteine desulfurase family protein — protein sequence MIYLDNSATTKPHPSVLESFQQVSSTYFANPSSIHQLGGTTETLLLAAKKQAADILGIGVDEVIFTSGGTEGNNTAIKGIALEHQGRGKHIITSSIEHPSIYEACQSLETLGFEVTYLPVDGNGVVSAAELEKAIRNDTILISIMHVNNETGSIQPIEKIGSIAKRYPKLFFHVDAVQSIGKVLVQLKDSGIDICTFSGHKIHGLKGTGMLYVNNRTKLFPLLHGGNQEYSLRSGTENLAGSVSFVKALRMIKEREKHDINHLLSMKSYLYDALKAMDGVEVNTPEHGAAHIINMSVPGIKPEVIIHMLGEQEIYISTKSACSSKLKDESKVLAACGFGRNRTTTALRVSLSYDNTMEEMKIFVQALSKAIKQFKEAME from the coding sequence ATGATTTATTTAGACAACAGCGCAACAACAAAACCGCATCCATCTGTGCTGGAAAGCTTTCAGCAAGTATCCAGTACTTACTTTGCCAACCCTTCTTCGATCCATCAATTGGGTGGAACAACGGAGACGCTGCTTTTGGCTGCAAAGAAACAAGCAGCGGACATACTTGGGATCGGTGTAGATGAGGTCATCTTTACTTCCGGTGGAACGGAAGGGAATAATACAGCTATAAAAGGTATTGCCCTCGAGCATCAAGGAAGAGGAAAACATATTATTACGTCATCTATTGAACACCCATCCATTTACGAGGCATGTCAAAGCTTGGAAACATTAGGTTTTGAGGTTACCTATTTACCAGTGGATGGAAATGGAGTGGTATCTGCTGCAGAATTAGAGAAGGCGATTCGTAATGATACGATATTAATAAGTATTATGCATGTTAATAATGAAACAGGTTCCATTCAACCAATCGAAAAAATCGGTAGCATTGCAAAAAGATATCCAAAGCTTTTCTTTCATGTGGATGCCGTGCAAAGTATTGGAAAGGTTCTAGTTCAGCTAAAAGATAGCGGGATCGATATCTGTACATTTTCCGGGCATAAAATTCATGGTTTGAAGGGTACTGGAATGCTTTATGTTAACAATCGTACGAAGCTATTCCCGCTGTTACATGGGGGGAATCAAGAGTATTCCTTACGTTCAGGTACGGAAAACCTTGCAGGCTCTGTTTCATTTGTAAAAGCATTACGGATGATTAAAGAACGTGAAAAGCATGACATAAATCATTTATTAAGTATGAAAAGCTATTTGTATGATGCATTAAAAGCTATGGATGGGGTAGAAGTAAATACACCAGAACATGGAGCAGCACATATTATCAATATGTCTGTCCCTGGCATCAAACCAGAGGTAATTATTCATATGCTTGGAGAGCAGGAGATTTATATCTCGACGAAATCGGCTTGTTCCTCTAAACTAAAGGATGAAAGTAAAGTGCTGGCTGCTTGCGGTTTTGGACGTAACCGTACGACAACAGCATTACGTGTAAGTCTTTCCTATGACAATACAATGGAAGAAATGAAGATTTTCGTTCAAGCATTAAGCAAGGCAATTAAACAATTTAAAGAAGCAATGGAGTAG
- the ezrA gene encoding septation ring formation regulator EzrA, whose protein sequence is MGYIIGAILAIIVLIIIGLIYRKRIYDKVDQLESWKMDIMDRNVAAQLSKIKKLNLSGETQEKFESWKERWEYIITKELPNIEELLFDAEEAADRFLVKKAGAVLYKVEETLQGIEKSIEHILGELDEWLETEESSRQEAADLAPALKALRKKLSQSRYLYGKAELQFDNKLDELDDKLASYSELVEAGNYMEASQIVQEVKVELTELEDILHDFPAIYKKCKHDLPSQFDNLLSGIKEMKEDGYRVEHLSLEKEIYTYQVRLSEVLEQLEAGDMSEAVDIIPESEERIKEMYELLEIEAHAKNYLEAHIPEYENSLVELGETFDATKLEVDEIKKAYYVENNDLERFLSVGKTISRLSEQLQELSDNMEEEGKSHTELREQVEDGFKKIAELQEKHKEFKKSIHNLRKDEMEAREKLAEMRSQITHLNRRLKKSNIPGVPNFIWSSIETTVAKNGKVIQALEKQPLDMVAVQQALTEAQSSLEQSAEQVEMMLDQAYLTEQVIQYANRYRSKDPKLNGKLKEAERLFRACEYELSLEHAAKAIEEIEPGALKRIEENQTAVNS, encoded by the coding sequence ATGGGGTACATCATCGGAGCGATTTTAGCAATCATTGTATTAATTATTATTGGACTTATTTACCGGAAACGAATTTATGACAAGGTGGATCAATTAGAGAGCTGGAAGATGGATATTATGGACAGAAATGTTGCAGCCCAGCTAAGTAAAATTAAGAAGCTTAATTTATCGGGAGAAACACAAGAGAAATTTGAATCGTGGAAAGAACGTTGGGAATACATTATTACAAAAGAACTTCCAAACATAGAAGAACTGCTGTTTGATGCAGAGGAAGCGGCTGATCGCTTCCTTGTCAAGAAGGCTGGTGCAGTCTTGTATAAAGTAGAAGAGACACTTCAAGGAATAGAAAAAAGCATTGAACATATCTTGGGAGAGCTGGATGAGTGGCTTGAAACGGAAGAATCAAGCAGGCAAGAGGCTGCTGACTTAGCGCCGGCCTTGAAGGCATTACGGAAAAAACTTTCACAAAGTCGTTATCTTTATGGGAAAGCAGAACTGCAATTTGACAATAAGCTTGATGAGCTGGATGACAAGTTAGCCAGTTACAGTGAATTGGTTGAGGCTGGAAATTATATGGAAGCAAGCCAGATTGTTCAGGAAGTTAAGGTGGAATTAACGGAGCTAGAAGATATTTTGCATGATTTCCCGGCAATTTATAAAAAATGTAAGCATGATCTTCCATCTCAATTCGATAATTTGCTTTCAGGTATCAAGGAAATGAAAGAAGACGGTTATCGAGTCGAGCATCTTTCATTGGAAAAAGAAATTTATACATATCAGGTAAGACTTTCAGAAGTATTGGAACAGCTGGAAGCAGGGGATATGTCTGAAGCAGTGGATATTATCCCGGAAAGTGAAGAGAGAATAAAAGAAATGTATGAGCTATTGGAAATTGAAGCCCATGCAAAAAATTATCTCGAAGCTCATATTCCTGAATATGAAAATTCCCTTGTCGAACTTGGCGAAACATTCGACGCGACGAAGCTCGAAGTGGATGAAATAAAGAAAGCTTATTATGTTGAAAACAATGATTTAGAACGATTTTTATCAGTTGGCAAAACAATCTCAAGACTAAGCGAACAACTGCAGGAGTTATCTGATAATATGGAAGAAGAGGGGAAATCCCATACAGAGTTGCGCGAGCAGGTAGAGGATGGTTTTAAGAAAATAGCTGAGCTGCAGGAAAAGCACAAAGAGTTCAAGAAAAGCATCCACAATTTACGCAAGGATGAAATGGAAGCAAGAGAAAAGCTTGCTGAAATGCGAAGTCAAATTACCCATCTTAACCGTCGTTTGAAGAAAAGCAATATCCCTGGTGTACCAAACTTTATTTGGTCCAGCATAGAAACGACTGTTGCTAAGAACGGTAAAGTTATTCAGGCGTTAGAGAAGCAGCCATTGGATATGGTGGCTGTACAGCAGGCGTTAACAGAGGCGCAAAGCTCTTTGGAGCAGTCTGCGGAACAAGTTGAAATGATGTTGGATCAAGCATATTTAACTGAGCAAGTCATTCAATATGCAAATAGATATCGAAGCAAAGATCCAAAACTTAATGGAAAGCTGAAAGAAGCGGAACGTCTTTTCCGTGCATGTGAATACGAGTTATCGCTTGAGCATGCAGCAAAAGCTATTGAAGAAATAGAGCCAGGTGCCTTGAAACGAATTGAAGAAAACCAAACGGCTGTTAATAGCTAA
- the refZ gene encoding forespore capture DNA-binding protein RefZ — translation MKKNPTKQKVINAASSLFFQKGFHGTSVRDIAEKASVNVSLISYYFKSKQGLLEYAVTNYYEEYLKTIEEELENAASLSPLEKLNGLIFTIIQYKQTNHQLTCFIQRELSLDSVFVREMAVTYLAKENYYIKQTFFEALNGRAKGDTREYMLLQLKGLLITPYILHSDWKEQVVGAYSHQVFVRKYVKTIQNWLDFIMEGSPKGWNQFIK, via the coding sequence ATGAAAAAGAACCCAACCAAGCAAAAAGTAATTAATGCAGCGTCTTCCCTGTTTTTCCAAAAAGGTTTTCATGGAACTTCGGTACGTGATATAGCAGAAAAAGCAAGTGTTAATGTGTCATTGATCAGCTATTATTTCAAAAGCAAGCAAGGGCTTTTGGAATATGCCGTAACGAATTATTATGAAGAATACTTGAAAACAATTGAAGAAGAATTGGAAAATGCCGCAAGTTTATCTCCGTTAGAAAAGCTAAATGGACTAATTTTTACTATTATACAGTATAAGCAAACAAATCATCAATTGACATGCTTTATTCAGCGTGAGCTTTCTTTGGACTCGGTGTTTGTTCGTGAAATGGCTGTTACGTATTTGGCAAAAGAAAATTATTATATAAAGCAAACGTTTTTTGAAGCGCTGAATGGTCGAGCAAAAGGGGACACAAGGGAGTATATGCTGTTGCAATTAAAGGGTCTGTTAATAACACCCTACATTTTGCATAGTGATTGGAAGGAACAGGTTGTCGGAGCATATTCACATCAGGTCTTTGTTCGAAAATATGTTAAAACGATACAAAATTGGCTTGATTTTATTATGGAAGGATCTCCAAAAGGATGGAATCAATTTATAAAATAA
- a CDS encoding GAF domain-containing protein codes for MFQTTAYSDDRVKSYELLIKQLDALTDGEKDEVAILSNASALLNQFLKEINWVGFYVWKEDELVLGPFQGLPACIRIGYGKGVCGTAVKEKQTQRIADVHQFPGHIACDSASQSEIVVPIIINNHVYGVLDIDSPIKNRFDETDQTYLEKFAATLEKHLQ; via the coding sequence TTGTTTCAGACAACAGCTTATTCAGATGACAGAGTAAAAAGTTACGAACTATTAATTAAACAATTAGATGCTTTAACAGATGGCGAAAAAGATGAGGTCGCTATTTTATCCAATGCATCAGCATTATTAAATCAATTCCTAAAAGAAATAAATTGGGTTGGTTTTTACGTTTGGAAGGAAGATGAGCTTGTACTTGGTCCATTTCAAGGTCTTCCAGCATGTATTCGTATCGGCTATGGTAAAGGCGTCTGCGGTACTGCTGTAAAAGAAAAACAAACACAGCGCATTGCCGATGTTCATCAATTCCCAGGACATATCGCATGTGACAGTGCGAGCCAATCGGAAATTGTTGTCCCAATCATTATCAATAATCATGTATACGGAGTGCTTGATATTGATAGTCCGATTAAAAACCGCTTTGATGAAACCGATCAAACATACCTAGAGAAATTTGCAGCAACTTTAGAAAAGCATTTACAGTAA
- the rpsD gene encoding 30S ribosomal protein S4 yields the protein MSRYTGSLWKKSRRLGISLTGTGKELDKRPYAPGQHGPTQRKKISEYGMQMQEKQKLRFMYGLNERQFRNLFNKAGKMKGIHGENFMILLESRLDNLVYRLGLARTRRQARQLVNHGHVLVDGSRVDIPSYAVKPGQAISLREKSQKLDIVKEAIEVNNFVPEYTTFDAEKMEGTFSRLPERSELPAEINEQLIVEFYSR from the coding sequence ATGTCACGTTATACTGGATCACTCTGGAAAAAATCACGTCGTCTTGGCATTTCATTAACTGGAACTGGTAAGGAATTAGATAAACGCCCTTACGCACCTGGTCAACACGGACCAACTCAACGCAAAAAAATCTCTGAATATGGTATGCAAATGCAAGAGAAGCAAAAACTTCGCTTCATGTACGGATTAAACGAACGTCAATTCCGTAACCTATTCAACAAAGCTGGTAAAATGAAAGGTATCCATGGTGAAAACTTCATGATCTTACTTGAGTCTCGCCTAGATAACTTAGTTTACCGTCTTGGACTTGCTCGTACACGCAGACAAGCACGTCAGCTAGTTAACCACGGTCACGTGTTAGTTGATGGTAGCCGCGTAGACATTCCGTCATACGCTGTAAAACCAGGTCAAGCAATCAGCTTACGTGAGAAATCACAAAAGCTTGATATCGTTAAAGAAGCGATTGAAGTGAATAACTTCGTACCTGAGTACACTACATTTGACGCTGAGAAAATGGAAGGAACTTTCTCTCGTTTACCTGAGCGTTCTGAACTTCCAGCTGAAATTAACGAACAACTTATCGTTGAGTTCTACTCTCGTTAA
- a CDS encoding HAD family hydrolase, translated as MIKAIIFDFDGTLADTLPICFYAFQAVFKEFDNIEVTSDEIKLMFGPSETGIIRENLIDSNHDQAIELYYDKYSEKHRELVLDNEKINGLLLQLKREGYKLGIVTGKARRSLLISLECLNMRDIFDVIITGDDVDTPKPHPEGVNKALEHLNIKNTEAVFLGDSEADILAGKQAKVHTIGVQWLTNYQTLEFSVQPDQMFSSVDEFIQHLKL; from the coding sequence ATTATTAAAGCGATTATTTTTGATTTTGATGGTACTCTTGCTGATACTTTGCCAATTTGTTTTTATGCGTTTCAAGCTGTATTTAAGGAATTTGACAACATTGAGGTTACTTCAGATGAGATTAAGTTGATGTTCGGTCCATCTGAGACTGGTATCATCAGAGAAAACCTTATCGATTCAAACCATGATCAAGCAATCGAATTATATTATGACAAATATAGTGAAAAGCACAGAGAACTTGTTTTGGATAATGAGAAAATTAACGGCTTACTTCTGCAATTAAAAAGGGAAGGTTATAAATTAGGAATTGTAACAGGGAAAGCAAGGAGAAGTTTGCTTATTTCTTTAGAATGTCTAAATATGAGGGACATATTTGATGTAATCATTACTGGTGATGATGTAGATACACCAAAGCCTCATCCAGAGGGAGTAAATAAGGCATTGGAACATCTTAACATAAAAAACACCGAGGCTGTTTTCCTTGGAGATAGTGAAGCCGATATTCTAGCTGGTAAACAAGCCAAAGTACATACAATCGGGGTCCAATGGCTGACAAATTACCAGACACTAGAGTTCAGTGTTCAACCAGACCAAATGTTTAGTAGTGTAGACGAATTTATACAACATTTAAAACTATAG
- a CDS encoding helix-turn-helix domain-containing protein: MTAKISESKGKEWKELCSKYQINNTTLSRWIETFEKEGISGLKESRTWKKYSKEVKEAAISDYLSGDYSYKEVVRRHHISSDSVLNRWINHNGHREFKDTGKGRTRSMTKRRKTTWEERIEIAVYCLENGKDYQGATDKYKVS, encoded by the coding sequence TTGACCGCCAAAATTTCAGAAAGCAAGGGGAAAGAGTGGAAGGAATTATGTTCAAAATATCAAATAAATAATACAACTCTTTCTAGATGGATTGAGACATTTGAAAAGGAAGGAATAAGTGGATTAAAGGAATCAAGAACCTGGAAAAAATATTCTAAGGAAGTAAAAGAAGCAGCTATATCTGATTATTTGTCAGGAGACTATTCTTATAAAGAAGTTGTCCGAAGGCATCATATTTCAAGTGATTCTGTACTCAATAGATGGATAAATCATAATGGTCATAGAGAATTTAAAGATACGGGAAAAGGGAGAACACGTTCTATGACTAAACGGAGAAAAACCACTTGGGAAGAAAGAATCGAGATAGCTGTTTACTGTTTGGAGAACGGAAAAGATTATCAAGGAGCCACAGATAAATATAAGGTTTCTTAA
- a CDS encoding methyl-accepting chemotaxis protein produces the protein MKKFSNVLHFKSLRAKILFCFFIVIILTIVLSGFTIYSINNMNSDIEEMIDTELELLIVDEELAYDMVERESLIRGYLLFESQLYKDDFQNGIEASIALENRALQLSDSDELQALIEKKIEWGTFTDEVFSEFENGNEQSAIGIMENSVQPLGNELIAGFSELATEREALIQELGDTVKANGDFIMILGMVISALVIVIGIIIAIATAASITRPIRMVMDHMQLVADGNLNQEPLQAKTNDEIGQLVTVANDMNESMRNIMVKINDVSATVTAHSEELTQSANEVRSGTEQISTTMEELSSGAETQANQSGELSGMMATYTKQLDEVNENAEHVQEESNHVFEMTSEGSALMDSSMNQMENIDFIVQDAVRKVQGLDVQSQGISKLVVVIRDIADQTNLLALNAAIEAARAGERGRGFAVVADEVRKLAEQVAHSVTDISGIVDTIQNEFSIVTNSLNSGYEEVKHGTQQIRLTGEKFTGIKNSVSEMVDNITNITANVSEITTSSQKMNHAIQEIAAVSEESAAGIEQISASSQQTSSSMEEVAGSADELARLAEELNGLVAQFKL, from the coding sequence ATGAAGAAGTTTTCAAATGTATTACACTTTAAAAGTTTACGAGCTAAGATCTTATTTTGCTTTTTTATTGTTATTATATTAACGATTGTTTTAAGTGGCTTTACAATTTATTCAATTAATAATATGAATAGTGATATAGAAGAAATGATTGATACTGAGCTTGAGCTGCTAATTGTAGACGAAGAGCTGGCATATGATATGGTCGAACGAGAGAGCTTGATTCGTGGTTATCTATTATTTGAAAGCCAGTTATATAAAGATGATTTTCAAAATGGAATTGAAGCAAGCATTGCTTTAGAGAATCGTGCGTTGCAGCTAAGTGATTCAGATGAATTACAAGCGTTAATTGAAAAAAAAATAGAGTGGGGCACTTTTACTGATGAGGTTTTTTCTGAATTCGAAAATGGAAACGAACAAAGCGCGATAGGCATCATGGAAAATTCTGTACAACCACTCGGTAATGAATTAATTGCTGGTTTTAGTGAGTTGGCGACTGAAAGAGAAGCTCTTATACAAGAATTAGGAGATACTGTAAAAGCAAATGGAGATTTCATCATGATTCTAGGGATGGTTATTTCCGCGTTAGTTATTGTCATAGGTATTATTATTGCTATCGCTACAGCGGCTTCCATTACCAGGCCTATTCGGATGGTTATGGATCACATGCAATTAGTTGCTGATGGTAATTTGAATCAAGAACCGCTTCAGGCAAAAACGAATGATGAGATTGGTCAGCTTGTCACAGTTGCTAATGATATGAATGAAAGTATGCGAAACATTATGGTTAAGATCAACGACGTATCTGCTACAGTGACTGCTCATAGCGAGGAGCTCACACAATCAGCGAATGAGGTCCGCTCAGGTACAGAGCAAATTTCCACAACAATGGAAGAGTTGTCATCCGGTGCTGAGACACAAGCAAACCAGTCAGGTGAATTATCTGGTATGATGGCAACCTATACAAAGCAGCTGGATGAGGTTAATGAGAATGCGGAGCACGTACAAGAGGAATCCAATCATGTATTTGAAATGACGAGTGAAGGATCTGCATTAATGGACTCTTCTATGAATCAAATGGAAAATATTGATTTCATTGTACAAGATGCAGTAAGAAAAGTACAAGGTTTGGATGTTCAATCACAGGGCATTTCGAAGCTAGTAGTTGTAATTCGGGATATTGCCGATCAAACAAATTTATTAGCTTTAAATGCTGCTATCGAAGCGGCAAGAGCTGGTGAACGAGGGCGGGGCTTCGCTGTTGTTGCGGATGAGGTCAGAAAGCTTGCAGAACAGGTTGCACATTCCGTAACAGATATCTCCGGTATCGTGGATACGATTCAAAATGAATTTAGTATCGTTACGAATTCGCTGAATAGTGGGTATGAAGAGGTTAAACATGGAACACAGCAGATTCGATTAACGGGGGAAAAATTTACTGGTATTAAAAATTCGGTAAGCGAAATGGTGGATAACATAACTAACATTACTGCGAATGTTTCTGAAATAACAACAAGCAGTCAGAAAATGAATCATGCTATTCAAGAAATCGCCGCTGTTTCTGAAGAATCCGCAGCAGGTATTGAACAAATATCAGCATCTTCACAGCAAACTAGCAGTTCAATGGAAGAAGTTGCAGGAAGTGCAGATGAATTAGCAAGGTTAGCTGAGGAATTAAATGGATTGGTAGCGCAGTTTAAACTATAA